Part of the Undibacter mobilis genome is shown below.
GCCTGAAGAAGTCGCGCAGGTCCGGATCGGCGGCGATCGGTCCGATCGATGAGCGGAAGGTTGCGGTCGCGCCGGACATGGCGGTGAGGAAAATGAATTTCTGCCAGCGCTCGCGTTCGATGTCGCTCGAGAGTTCGAGGCTGAGCCCGGCCGCCTTGCCGGCGGCGACAAAGGCGTCGAGCGTCGCATCCGGCTTCTTGTCCGCGCGGCCGAACACCATGCGCGCGAAGGCGCTGGTGTGTTTGATGACGCCGGGCGCGGCAATGGTGGTGGCGATGTAGGTGACGCCGCCCACGGTCTGCTCCGCACCGAGGATCGGGGCAATGCGCTCGACGCTGTCGACGCCGTTCTGCAAGGTGATGACGCGGGTCGCGTCATTGACCAGCGGCTTCGTCAGTTCGGCGGCGCTTTCGGTGTCCCAGAGCTTGACGGCGAACAGCACGACATCGACGGGGCCGACGTCTTTCGGATTGTCGGTGACATTGACCTTGGGCAGATGCAGGTCGCCATGCACGCTCTCAAGCTTCAACCCGTTGGCCTTGATGGCCGCGAGATTGGCGCCGCGCGCGATAAAGAAGACGTCGTGCCCGGCGGCGGCAAGCCGCGCGCCGAAGTAACCGCCGACGGCGCCTGCCGCCATTGCCGCAATCCGCATGATGAGGCTCCCGCATTCATGTACGGGTGTGGCTATAGCATGCGCGCGCAAAAAAGAGCCCGGCGAAACCGGAAGGTTTGCCGGGCAGTTTTGGGAGGTTCAGTCGAAAACGTTCAGTAAATCCCACGCGGGCGGATGGTCTGCCATGTGCGCTCGGCCGGGCCGGGGGCCGCCGACGCATAGGATGACGTGGCTTCGTCCGAGAGCGCCGACACAGTCTGCGGCGCGTCGCGACGGGCGCGCGCTTCGGTGGTCTGCGGCAGCACAATCACCTTGGCGCCGGTCTGCACGCGATCATAAAGGTCGATGACGTCGTCGTTGGTGAGGCGGATGCAGCCGGACGACACGTTCTTGCCGATGGTCGACGGATCGTTGGTGCCGTGAATGCGGTACATCGTGTTGCCGATATACATGGCACGGGCGCCGAGCGGATTGCCGGGACCGCCAGCGGTGAAGCGCGGCAGATAAGGCTGGCGCTCGATCATTTCGGCCGGCGGATGCCAGTCCGGCCACTCGGCTTTGCGCGACACCTGCTTCACGCCCGACCAGGTGAAACCTTCGCGGCCGACGCCGATGCCGTAGCGCAGGGCCTTGCCGTTGCCGAGCACGAGATAAAGATAAGTGTTCGGCGTATCGACAATCACCGTGCCGGCGGCTTCGCGGGTGGCATAATCGACAATCTGGCGCTGCAGCCGCGGATCGAGCTGCGCATCCTCATTGCCGAGCTGGTCGTCATATTGAAGGTCGGGCGAAAGCTGCTGCGGCGCGGCCTGCATTTGCGGCGGCGCCAGGAAAGCGACTTGCGACTGCGCGTGAGCGGCGCCCGACAATGCGAGCGCGGCGATCAGCGCGGCGAGCGAACCTGCGGTCTTAATGTTGGTGAACATCTTACCCTCCGAACACGAAGTCGCGTGTCATTCGTGTAGGCAAGTACGAGGGTGGGGGCTGTGTTCCCCATCACAATGCGGTCAAATATGCGACAAAGCAGGGAACCGGCTGCAATGATTGGCGTTTTGGCGCGGGATCATTTCCGCGTGTGCCACCCGACCACGGCGTCCGGCGCGCTGTCGGTTGAGGCAAAGTAGGGTTTGATGTCCAGCAGCGGCGTGCCGTCGAGGCAGTCCAGCCCGACCACGCTCAGTTTGTTGCCGTCGACATCGTTGAGCTTCACCACGCTCATGGCGATCGGGTTGGGCCGCGCCGGCGAGCGCAGCGCAAAGGTGCCGCGCTGGACCCCGTATTGGCCGGGCACCTGCCGCACCAGATTTCGAGGCGCCTTGTCCATCCAGTAAAGCAGCACGAGGTGGCTGCAGGTCTCGACCTCCTTGAGGGCCGGGACCCATTGCGGGTCGAGTTCGACGGTGCAGACCGCGTCGGATGCGCGGGCGTTCTTCGGGCAGTCCTTGCGCTCCTTCCAGGGGGTGCGGATGCGGCCAATGAAATAGACCCCCGCGTCGAAATCGGCCGGCAGGTCGACCGTCACTTCGCCCTCGCGGACGCCAAAATCGGGATTTGCCATGGCGGTCTCTTCCTCGTCATTCCGGGAGGAGCATAACGCCCCGTTCACCCTCGCCCATACCATCCGTTGGGGACGGCGGGTACCGCCCTTGCGGGGCCACATTTAAGCGTATAAAGATATCCTTATGTGGTGGGAGCCCGCCCAAGCCGGGAATGCTCCCGAAAAAGCCAGTTCGGACACGATGCCCCAGACGCCGCAGAGCCACCTCGGTTTCGACGCCCTTAACGCGGTCCTCAAGGCCGCCGGGGAGGAAACGCGGCTGCGCGTGCTGGCCTTGCTCGCCGAAGCGGAACTGACCGTCTCCGACCTCACCGACATCCTGCGCCAGTCGCAGCCGCGCATTTCGCGGCACCTCAAGCTGCTGGTCGAGGCCGGGCTGATCGAGCGATTCCGCGAAGGCACCTGGGCATTCTTTCGCCTCGCCGAGCATGGCGAGGCCGCCGAGGTCGCGCGTGCGCTGCTCAGCCATCTCGATCCCGCCGACCGTACGATCACCCGCGACCGCGATCGGCTGACCTCGGTGCGCAAGGCGCGCGCCGCCGCGGCGCAAGCCTATTTCCGCGAACACGCCGCCGACTGGGACCGCATCCGCAAGCTGCATGTCGCCGACGAAGCGGTGGAAGCCGCGATTATCAAGGCGCTGGCCGACAAGCCGTTCAGGTCGCTTCTGGATCTGGGCACCGGCACCGGTCGCATGCTCGAACTGTTTGCGCCGCGGATCGAACGCGGCCTTGGCCTCGATCTGTCGCCGGACATGCTGCTTCTCGCCCGCGACCGGCTTGAGCGCGGCGGTCTGAAGAATTGCAGCGTGCGTCAGGGCGATCTCTACGACCTGCCGCTCGCCGACGACTCCTTCGATGTCATCATCCTGCATCAGGTGCTGCACTTCCTTGACGACGGCGGCCGCGCCATCCGCGAAGCCGCGCGCGTGCTGCGGCCCGGCGGCCGTCTGCTGGTCGTCGATTTCGCGCCGCATGAACAGGAATTCCTGCGCGAGCAATTTGCGCATCGCCGTCTCGGCTTTTCGCCGGAGACGGTGACGCAATGGATCGTGCAGTCCGGCCTTGAGCCGATGATGCACAAGAGCCTCCGGCCGCGGCCGGGCTCTGCAGGCAAGATCGCCGTGTCGTTGTGGCTGGCGCGCGATGTCCGCGCGCTGATGGCGCAGCCGGCGAAGCGAGAGGTGGCGTAATGATCAGTCAGTTGCGTCCGAGCCGGTTCATGCCGGCCGGTCATAATCGCATCGATGTGTCCTTCGAGTTCTTCCCGCCCAAGGACGAGGCGATGGAAGCCACCTTGTGGGACGCGATCACCCGCCTGGCGCCGCTGATGCCGCAATTCGTTTCGGTGACCTATGGCGCCGGCGGTTCGACCCGCGAGCGCACGCACGCCACGGTGAAGCGCATTCTCGCCGAAACCGCGCTGACGCCCGCCGCGCATCTGACCTGCGTCGCCGCCACGCGCGAGGAAATCGACGGCATCGTGCGCAATTATCACGATGCCGGCGTGCGCCATCTGGTGGCGCTGCGCGGCGACCCGATCACCGGCGCCGGCGACAAATACACGCCGCATCCGGGCGGCTACGAGAACGCGGCGGCGCTGGTTGCCGGCATCAAGCGCATCGCACCGGATTTCGAGGTGTCGGTGTCGGCCTATCCCGAACGGCACCCGGATTCCCCGACGCTCGAAGCCGATATCGACACGCTCAAGCGCAAGGTCGATGCCGGCGCGACGCGGGCGATCACGCAATTCTTCTTCGAGAACGATCTCTACTTCCGTTATCTCGATCGCGTGCGGGCCCGGGGCATCGACATTCCGATCGTGCCCGGCATTCTGCCGGTGCAGAATTTCGGCGCCGCCAGGAATTTCGCGGCGCGCGCCGGCGCCACCGTGCCGGCCTGGCTGGCCGAACGTTTCGCCGGGCTCGATCACGATCCGGCGACGCGCAAGCTGATCGCCGCGGCGGTCGCTGCCGAGCAGGCGATCGATCTCCTCGATCGCGGCATCACCTCGTTCCACTTCTACACCATGAATCGCGCCGATCTCGTCTATGCGATCTGTCATCTGCTGGGTCTGCGCCCACAGGTGCAGGAGGCGGCGTGAATCAGGAGTTACGTGACGTGACCGAGTCCAAGCCCAGCACCCGCGATCTCCTCGCCGTCGCCATGCGCGAGCGCATTCTTGTGCTCGACGGCGCCATGGGCACCATGATCCAGGAACTGAAGCTGGACGAGCAGGGCTATCGCGGCGCGCGCTTCGACGCGTGGAACCGCGAAGTGCGCGGCAACAACGATCTGCTCAATTTGTCGCGGCCGCGCGCCATCCGCGATATTCACTACAAGTATTTCAAGGCCGGCGCCGACATCGTCTCGACCAACACGTTCTCGTCGACGACCATCGCCCAGGCCGACTACGGCATGGAAGGCATTGCCTACGAGCTCAACGTCATGGGCGCGCGGCTGGCGCGCGAGGCGGCGAACGACGCCGAGGCCGAAGATGGCGTGAAGCGTTTTGTCGCCGGCGCGCTCGGACCGACCAACCGCACCGCGTCGATCTCGCCGGACGTGTCGAACCCCGGTTACCGCGCCGTCACCTTCGACCAGTTGCGCACGGCTTATGGCGAGCAAGTGCGCGGGCTGCTCGACGGCGGCGCTGATCTCCTGCTGATCGAAACCATCTTCGACACGCTCAACGCCAAGGCGGCGATCTACGCCATCGAGGAAATTCTCGCCGAGCGCAATCTCGATCTGCCGGTGATGATTTCCGGCACCATCACCGATATGTCCGGCCGCTTGCTGTCGGGACAGACGCCGGCGGCGTTCTGGAACGCCGTGCAGCATGCGCGACCGATCACGGCGGGTCTCAACTGCGCGCTCGGCGCGAAGGAAATGCGCGCGCATATCGAAGAGCTCGGCCGCGTCGCCGATACATTTATCTGCGCCTATCCGAATGCCGGCCTGCCCAACGAGTTCGGCTATTACGACGAGAGCCCGGAATTCATGGCCGAGCTGATCGAGGAATTCGCCTCGGCCGGTCTCGTGAATGTCGTCGGTGGCTGCTGCGGCACCACGCCGGATCACATCGCGGCGATTGCCAAGGCGGTCAAGCCGCACAAGCCGCGCGCGCTCCCCGAGATTGCGCCGCAGCTTCGCCTGTCGGGGCTTGAGCCTTTCGCGCTGACGCCGGAAATTCCATTCGTCAATGTCGGCGAGCGCACCAACGTCACCGGGTCGGCGAAATTCAGGAAGCTGATCACCGCTGGCGACTATACCGCCGCGTTGGCGATCGCGCGCGACCAGGTCGAGAACGGCGCGCAGATCATCGACGTCAACATGGATGAAGGCCTGCTCGACTCGGAAGAGGCGATTAAGACCTTCCTCAACCTCATCGCTGCCGAGCCGGATATCGCCCGTGTGCCGGTGATGGTCGACTCCTCCAAGTTCTCCGTCATCGA
Proteins encoded:
- a CDS encoding ketopantoate reductase family protein, whose protein sequence is MRIAAMAAGAVGGYFGARLAAAGHDVFFIARGANLAAIKANGLKLESVHGDLHLPKVNVTDNPKDVGPVDVVLFAVKLWDTESAAELTKPLVNDATRVITLQNGVDSVERIAPILGAEQTVGGVTYIATTIAAPGVIKHTSAFARMVFGRADKKPDATLDAFVAAGKAAGLSLELSSDIERERWQKFIFLTAMSGATATFRSSIGPIAADPDLRDFFRQLMEEAYAVGRAKGVALDHAFIDERMAQIAGTIEPGMKASMAHDLERGNRLELDWLGGKVRALGRASGIPTPASDVVWNVLKLHRMGRPS
- a CDS encoding L,D-transpeptidase — translated: MFTNIKTAGSLAALIAALALSGAAHAQSQVAFLAPPQMQAAPQQLSPDLQYDDQLGNEDAQLDPRLQRQIVDYATREAAGTVIVDTPNTYLYLVLGNGKALRYGIGVGREGFTWSGVKQVSRKAEWPDWHPPAEMIERQPYLPRFTAGGPGNPLGARAMYIGNTMYRIHGTNDPSTIGKNVSSGCIRLTNDDVIDLYDRVQTGAKVIVLPQTTEARARRDAPQTVSALSDEATSSYASAAPGPAERTWQTIRPRGIY
- the tsaA gene encoding tRNA (N6-threonylcarbamoyladenosine(37)-N6)-methyltransferase TrmO, which translates into the protein MANPDFGVREGEVTVDLPADFDAGVYFIGRIRTPWKERKDCPKNARASDAVCTVELDPQWVPALKEVETCSHLVLLYWMDKAPRNLVRQVPGQYGVQRGTFALRSPARPNPIAMSVVKLNDVDGNKLSVVGLDCLDGTPLLDIKPYFASTDSAPDAVVGWHTRK
- a CDS encoding ArsR/SmtB family transcription factor, with amino-acid sequence MPQTPQSHLGFDALNAVLKAAGEETRLRVLALLAEAELTVSDLTDILRQSQPRISRHLKLLVEAGLIERFREGTWAFFRLAEHGEAAEVARALLSHLDPADRTITRDRDRLTSVRKARAAAAQAYFREHAADWDRIRKLHVADEAVEAAIIKALADKPFRSLLDLGTGTGRMLELFAPRIERGLGLDLSPDMLLLARDRLERGGLKNCSVRQGDLYDLPLADDSFDVIILHQVLHFLDDGGRAIREAARVLRPGGRLLVVDFAPHEQEFLREQFAHRRLGFSPETVTQWIVQSGLEPMMHKSLRPRPGSAGKIAVSLWLARDVRALMAQPAKREVA
- the metF gene encoding methylenetetrahydrofolate reductase [NAD(P)H], with amino-acid sequence MISQLRPSRFMPAGHNRIDVSFEFFPPKDEAMEATLWDAITRLAPLMPQFVSVTYGAGGSTRERTHATVKRILAETALTPAAHLTCVAATREEIDGIVRNYHDAGVRHLVALRGDPITGAGDKYTPHPGGYENAAALVAGIKRIAPDFEVSVSAYPERHPDSPTLEADIDTLKRKVDAGATRAITQFFFENDLYFRYLDRVRARGIDIPIVPGILPVQNFGAARNFAARAGATVPAWLAERFAGLDHDPATRKLIAAAVAAEQAIDLLDRGITSFHFYTMNRADLVYAICHLLGLRPQVQEAA